A genomic stretch from Setaria viridis chromosome 1, Setaria_viridis_v4.0, whole genome shotgun sequence includes:
- the LOC117855596 gene encoding putative cyclin-F2-1 — protein MEILDPFAHELLAGPPPPTFDFSPGVGDAGMSMDIAQLDDYLRAIGVLPPLPPAAAHVDAHVQPQAAPLPAHSAASSHDDGSAAALDAYDSDIDASLRATETDARERPSPGYLDPARGSGGLGPAAARAALVAWMSSFALYFGVGPAALHRAVSYADRFLSAGAVITIGAADVEYRLRLLGAAAVYAAAKHEDSGTARRVNARDIAARCGFAAWQEVVAAERALLAALGYRLGGPTAHTFVEHFTRHAGMGEGGLELRRAAHAIAGSSLIDHRCLRLLPSAVAAAAILLARMSLEPAHDREQVRRWGRELEELTGYKPMDVYEGLHCMYEMMPEYPGFVISPLLFADPS, from the coding sequence ATGGAGATCTTGGATCCCTTCGCCCACGAGCTGCTCGCTGGCCCTCCGCCCCCCACCTTCGACTTCTCCCCCGGCGTCGGCGACGCCGGCATGAGCATGGACATCGCGCAGCTCGACGACTACCTCCGCGCCATCGGCGTGCTCCCTCCTCTTCCGCCAGCTGCAGCTCACGTCGACGCCCACGTCCAGCCGCAGGCCGCGCCACTGCCGGCGCACTCAGCTGCTTCGTCCCACGACGACGGTTCCGCGGCCGCCCTGGACGCCTACGACAGCGACATCGACGCCAGCCTCCGCGCCACAGAGACTGACGCCAGGGAGCGGCCCTCACCGGGCTACCTCGACCCCGCAcggggcagcggcggcctgggcccggcggcggcgcgcgccgccctGGTCGCGTGGATGTCCAGCTTCGCCCTTTACTTCGGCGTCGGCCCCGCCGCTCTCCACCGCGCCGTCTCCTACGCCGACCGGTTCCTCTCGGCGGGAGCCGTCATCACGAtcggcgccgccgacgtcgagTACCGGCTCCGCCTCCTGGGCGCGGCGGCCGTCTACGCCGCGGCGAAGCACGAGGACAGCGGCACCGCGCGGAGGGTGAACGCGCGGGACATCGCCGCCCGCTGCGGGTTCGCGGCGTggcaggaggtggtggccgcGGAGCGCGCCCTGCTCGCGGCGCTCGGGTACCGGCTCGGCGGGCCCACGGCGCACACTTTCGTGGAGCACTTCACGAGGCACGCCGGCATGGGGGAGGGAGGTCTGGagctgcggcgcgcggcgcaCGCGATCGCCGGCTCGTCGCTGATCGACCACCGCTGCCTGAGGCTCCTGCCGtcggccgtcgcggcggcggcgattctGCTGGCGAGGATGTCGCTGGAGCCGGCGCACGACCGGGAGCAGGTGCGGAGGTGGGGCAGGGAGCTCGAGGAGCTGACGGGGTACAAGCCCATGGACGTGTACGAGGGCCTGCACTGCATGTACGAGATGATGCCTGAATATCCAGGGTTCGTGATCTCTCCACTGCTCTTCGCGGATCCGAGCTAG